In Allocoprobacillus halotolerans, a genomic segment contains:
- a CDS encoding S-ribosylhomocysteine lyase: MCEPNVDEPLNPQAAHTIEHIGATLLRNGHYKEHIIYFGPMGCMTGFYLITRDLDFETVKNLVKEIFEAIASWNQDIPGAKKEECGNYTYMDLEKAKQSASFFINSSWEHSYHYL; the protein is encoded by the coding sequence ATGTGTGAACCTAATGTTGATGAACCTTTAAATCCTCAAGCTGCTCATACAATCGAACATATTGGTGCGACACTTTTAAGAAATGGTCACTATAAAGAACATATTATTTATTTTGGTCCAATGGGTTGTATGACGGGGTTTTATCTGATTACAAGAGATTTGGATTTTGAAACTGTCAAAAATTTAGTGAAAGAAATTTTTGAAGCCATTGCTTCATGGAATCAGGATATTCCAGGTGCTAAAAAAGAAGAATGTGGCAATTATACTTATATGGATTTAGAAAAGGCAAAACAATCAGCATCTTTTTTTATCAATAGTTCATGGGAACATAGCTATCATTATCTTTAA
- a CDS encoding VOC family protein, with protein sequence MKFNEVMHLSFYTDQMDAMRDFYENKLGLKAKIIMRYDAYKDNPQRQAWANQAKINPTGIAYIFIELAPGQYLELFPKSEGQKEHEQPDTRLGYSHFALMVDDIFQAREELVQAGVEIDIEPNKGQSQTWQMWIHDPDGNKFEIMQYTDLSLQHHGNIEEDRQKYGL encoded by the coding sequence TAATGAAGTGATGCATTTATCTTTTTATACAGATCAGATGGATGCAATGCGTGATTTTTATGAAAATAAATTAGGTTTAAAAGCCAAGATTATTATGCGTTATGATGCCTATAAAGACAATCCTCAACGTCAGGCATGGGCAAATCAGGCGAAAATCAATCCCACTGGAATTGCTTATATTTTTATTGAATTGGCACCTGGACAATATTTAGAATTATTCCCTAAATCCGAAGGACAAAAGGAACATGAACAACCTGATACAAGATTAGGTTATTCACATTTTGCATTGATGGTTGATGATATTTTTCAAGCTAGAGAAGAACTTGTTCAAGCAGGTGTAGAGATTGATATAGAACCTAACAAAGGACAATCTCAAACATGGCAGATGTGGATTCATGATCCTGATGGCAATAAGTTTGAAATTATGCAGTATACTGATCTTTCTTTACAACATCATGGAAATATTGAAGAAGATCGTCAAAAATATGGTTTATAA